One Candidatus Methylomirabilis sp. DNA window includes the following coding sequences:
- a CDS encoding DUF898 family protein: MQIPAPACKSCGAPAQAPPPRPSPPSAQARRAVAPPPPPARPLPSIGERPPQAAPGPRQIHRLSFHGAGGSLFGIHIVNIFLTIITLGVYYFWGKVRVRTYLLSESEFDGDRFAYHGTGKELLIGFLKAMLVFGLPLTLLAVVRDFLDVGIVVKAVAGVLAYAIVMVFVPVAMVGARRYRLSRTSWRGIRFSFRGWAAAFLKLFLKASLLTGLTLGLYYPFFDTKRYAFMTSHAYLGNQKFDFDGQGRDLFWSFVLTLLLTVPTFGLCWFWFQAKRQRYFWDHTTFAGARFHSTVTGFRLFLLRLGNLFLLLLTLGLGWPWVVARNARFAFRYLTLEGPLDLAGIEQEAQAVSTIGEGLAGFLDVDFAFG; this comes from the coding sequence ATGCAGATACCCGCCCCCGCCTGCAAGTCCTGCGGCGCCCCGGCGCAGGCGCCGCCGCCGCGCCCGAGCCCGCCGTCGGCGCAGGCCAGGAGGGCGGTAGCCCCGCCCCCGCCACCGGCGCGACCCCTCCCCTCGATCGGGGAGAGGCCTCCGCAAGCCGCACCGGGCCCACGCCAGATCCACCGCCTGTCCTTCCACGGCGCGGGGGGATCGCTCTTCGGGATCCACATCGTCAACATCTTCCTAACCATCATCACGCTGGGCGTCTACTACTTCTGGGGTAAGGTCAGGGTCCGGACCTATCTCCTGAGCGAGAGCGAGTTCGACGGGGATCGGTTTGCCTACCACGGGACGGGCAAGGAGCTGCTCATCGGCTTCTTGAAGGCCATGCTGGTGTTCGGGTTGCCCCTGACGCTCCTGGCTGTGGTGCGGGACTTCCTCGACGTGGGGATCGTCGTCAAGGCGGTGGCGGGGGTGCTGGCGTACGCGATCGTCATGGTGTTCGTCCCGGTGGCCATGGTGGGGGCGCGCCGGTACCGCCTGAGCCGGACCTCGTGGCGGGGGATCCGGTTCTCCTTCCGGGGCTGGGCGGCGGCGTTCCTGAAGCTCTTCCTGAAGGCCTCGCTCCTCACGGGGCTCACGCTCGGCCTGTACTATCCCTTCTTCGACACGAAGCGGTACGCCTTCATGACGTCCCACGCCTACCTCGGCAACCAGAAGTTCGATTTCGACGGACAGGGGCGGGACCTGTTCTGGAGCTTCGTCCTCACCCTCCTGCTGACGGTCCCGACGTTCGGCCTGTGCTGGTTCTGGTTCCAGGCCAAGAGGCAGCGCTACTTCTGGGACCACACCACCTTCGCCGGCGCCCGCTTCCACTCCACGGTCACGGGCTTTCGCCTCTTCCTCCTGAGACTGGGGAACCTGTTCTTGCTGCTCCTCACCCTGGGCCTGGGCTGGCCCTGGGTCGTGGCGCGCAACGCCCGGTTCGCCTTCAGGTACCTCACGCTCGAGGGCCCCCTGGACCTGGCCGGCATCGAGCAGGAAGCCCAGGCGGTTTCTACCATCGGAGAGGGGCTGGCCGGCTTCCTGGACGTGGACTTCGCCTTCGGCTAG